A stretch of DNA from Rickettsia hoogstraalii:
GATACTATCGGGACAGGCATTTGGGGCATACCATTCTATGGCAAAGCAACGCAAAAATCTAAAAACGGTTCAAGTGGTTATAAATCTAATACCGGAGGCGGTATAATCGGTTTTGACTATAATATTGATAATTCATAGTTATTGGGGCTGCTTATACTATGGCCGATAGTAAAGTACGGCACAAAAACGATAAAAACGGCGATAGAACCAAAGCTAAAAGCACTATATATTCTATCTATGGGCTTTATAATTGGCTTACTAATAACTTCTTTGTTGAAGCTATAGGTTCATATGGTAGAAATAAAGTCAAAAATTACGAAAAGCGTATAACTTCTACTAGTGATCAAACCGCAATCGGTAAATTTACTAATACTTTTTATAGTGGTGAATTACTCGGCGGGTATAACTATCTAATGAGTTAAGAATCTATACCTTAAATGTCTCATCTGACCACTATAACGCCAATGCTTGGGATTCGTTATGCTACATTTAAAAATAATAGTTATAAAGAAAACAGTACTACTTTCCAAAATTTATCTATAAGAAAAAATTCCTATAATAAATTTGAAACTATATTAGGTTTAAAAGGTGTAACTAATTATTTAGTACAAGATATAATAGTAAAACCTGAATTACACGGGTTTATAAATTATAACTTTAAAGGTAAATTACCGAATATCGATGCACGTCTAGACGGTATAGACGGACCGCTTACAACAATTAGATTTAAACCTGCAAAGATAACCTATAATTTAGGCGGCGGTATTTCTACTAAATATAATATGATGGAATTCGGTATTAGATATAATTTATCTCTTGCGAAGAAATATATGGCAAATCAAGGGTCCTTAAAGATTAAAGTGAATCTATAGTAATCTAAACGAGCAAAGTATCTTAAAAACTGAGAATAGCAAAAACTCTTGAATTGACTTAAATACATTAGTAATTTAATATCACAATCGGAATGGCTGTAAAGCTGTTCTGGGGCTTGACAACTCCTAAATAACAAGTGGTAATCATCTGCCATTAATTGATGTAACCCTCAATCGTATGATCGGGGGAGTGATAACGTATGTTCAGAGTTTAAAATTGAAATATTATTTTAAGCTTAAAGGTTATCATGACTGTTCTTGTTAGCGGTTTGTCAACCCCCGATCACCATTGGTTTTAATTCAACTTTTTGGTGGTCAAACTTGAATTATTTAAGTTTAATCAGGGGTTGTAACCGTTATGCACGACAAAACTATAGCAGAAAGAATAGCTATTATTGAGCCATATTTAGATTTTATCATTAAAGATAAAGACTTATTACGTGAAATTTATCCGAATGGAATGGGTAGGGTAAATATAGAATTTATTTTAGCCTGGAAACCTTACAACACATATGCTTATTATAAGTTAATCCGTACTTTATTCAAATTGCCATGCCGAAAAATTGTACTTATAATTGATAGAAATTTATTAAAATCATCTCTAGGCTTATTTCGTTCGATTATTCTCGGTACTTTATCATATTTAAATTTAGTTAAAATTTTTATCTATGATGAGAATGAGTTTATATTGTTAGGTGCTGTGAGGAAAATTTAAAGGGTAGGGCAAATTGCCCCCTGCCTTACTTAATTAATTTGTGTTGCATCATATCCCATACTCATTAGTCCGGCTAAAATAAGCTTCTCATCATTATTATTAATTAGCTTCGTAGATTAAATCAGAGCTTAGCTTACTATCTACGGCAGCTTGTAGTAATTTCGTATGATTCAAAAGTGGTTTGTCGTAAATTATTTCTTTTACTGCCCATGTTGTTATTTTATTCATCTCTTTATTAAGGTGTTGCAATATAAGTTCCTCAACTTCCTCTTCTATATCTATAAGTTTGCCTTTTGTAATTCTTCCTGTAGTAAGTTCTTTCATAATAGCCGTTATTTTTTCTATATCAGACACATTTGTTAATGTCGGTACTTTTTTCATTATTATATTTATAGTATTTTGCATTTCACTTTTATTGCTTGTGGCAATAGTATTATCTTTCTGTAATTTAATATTTATCTCTGCTACTATTTGTTGGAATATATTTAACTTATCTATACATATATGGTTATCTGTTACTGTCTGCTGTTGCATTATTTCGTCAATTTCCTCTTCCAAATCCATTAGCATCCCTTTAGTAATTTTATTACTCTTTATAATGTTTTGCATACTCTTAACTATATTTTCTAAATTAATGTTATTTTCCTCTAACTTTTTTATTTTATTAAGTATATTATTTTGTATTATATCTTTCTCGTTTTCCCTAATATTACTGGCATTTCCTAATTTATTAATCATTTCTACTAGTAAAC
This window harbors:
- a CDS encoding ankyrin repeat domain-containing protein, producing the protein MSKEAINQINNIGYTALSVAVSQSLEKVCELLIPKMSDYAINHVIEYSNITTLILAIHRGLEKVCQLLISKMTDHAINHVNNQGETALSLATKNGFKNICDLLMNKLDNIQEENIYSLLVEMINKLGNASNIRENEKDIIQNNILNKIKKLEENNINLENIVKSMQNIIKSNKITKGMLMDLEEEIDEIMQQQTVTDNHICIDKLNIFQQIVAEINIKLQKDNTIATSNKSEMQNTINIIMKKVPTLTNVSDIEKITAIMKELTTGRITKGKLIDIEEEVEELILQHLNKEMNKITTWAVKEIIYDKPLLNHTKLLQAAVDSKLSSDLIYEAN